The following are from one region of the Longimicrobiaceae bacterium genome:
- a CDS encoding type II secretion system F family protein, which translates to MPTFHYAGVNALGEPVSGSIKAPSEMVARDSLASRDQVHVSSIRPSFLSREWGSGKPKPASVLLFTRMTASLLRSLTLQESLEVTRDDLGDPRMERVLWDVSVHVRRGRSLADTLAEHPAVFDPVYVAAVRAGEQANLQDVMRMLAESRKRSQETRRKVVKGLAYPATILGVGTVVSILILYVVVPRFAKAVADAGAEAPLIMRIMLGASHVLTVAGPAMLLGGLLLGWIGVRAYRTREGLRTRVDGAMLRIPILGTLLSQAALAAWARLFAILYSSGSPVAAAVEMAAQTIGNRKLRAQLGAVSRGHGHGRPLWQEMQLAGIAPIASKLVRVGEESGRLGEMLGELAEYYEEETSYSVDKLTSRLEPLAIIVIMVPVALLVGGVYALMTASMQAVTGG; encoded by the coding sequence ATGCCAACGTTCCACTACGCGGGGGTGAACGCCCTCGGAGAGCCCGTGTCCGGGAGCATCAAGGCACCCAGCGAGATGGTCGCCCGGGACTCGCTCGCCAGCCGCGACCAGGTCCACGTCTCCTCCATCCGGCCGTCCTTCCTGTCGCGGGAATGGGGGAGCGGCAAGCCCAAGCCGGCTTCCGTGCTGCTGTTCACGCGCATGACCGCGTCCCTGCTGCGCAGCCTGACGCTGCAGGAGTCGCTGGAGGTCACGCGCGACGACCTGGGGGACCCTCGAATGGAGCGCGTCCTCTGGGACGTGAGCGTGCACGTGCGGCGCGGGCGCTCGCTCGCGGACACGCTGGCGGAGCACCCGGCAGTCTTCGACCCCGTGTACGTCGCGGCCGTCCGCGCCGGCGAGCAGGCCAACCTGCAGGACGTGATGCGCATGCTCGCGGAAAGCCGGAAGCGCTCGCAGGAGACCCGCCGAAAGGTAGTGAAGGGGCTGGCCTACCCCGCCACGATCCTCGGAGTCGGGACGGTGGTCTCCATCCTCATCCTCTACGTGGTGGTGCCGCGCTTCGCGAAAGCGGTCGCGGACGCCGGCGCCGAAGCTCCGCTCATCATGCGGATCATGCTCGGGGCGAGCCACGTGCTTACCGTCGCCGGGCCGGCGATGCTGCTGGGGGGATTGCTGCTGGGGTGGATTGGCGTGCGAGCCTACCGGACGCGTGAGGGGCTGCGCACGCGGGTGGACGGGGCGATGCTGCGCATCCCCATCCTCGGCACCCTGCTCTCCCAGGCCGCGCTGGCGGCGTGGGCCCGGCTGTTCGCGATCCTCTACTCCAGCGGCTCGCCGGTCGCCGCGGCCGTGGAGATGGCGGCGCAGACGATCGGCAACCGGAAGCTGCGCGCCCAGCTCGGCGCCGTCTCCCGCGGCCACGGCCACGGCCGGCCGCTGTGGCAGGAGATGCAGCTCGCCGGGATCGCGCCGATCGCGAGCAAGCTCGTGCGCGTCGGCGAGGAAAGCGGCCGGCTCGGGGAGATGCTGGGGGAGCTGGCGGAGTACTACGAGGAGGAGACTTCGTACAGCGTGGACAAGCTCACCAGCAGGCTGGAGCCCCTGGCGATCATCGTCATCATGGTCCCGGTGGCACTGCTCGTCGGCGGCGTGTACGCGCTGATGACTGCTTCGATGCAGGCCGTCACGGGTGGTTGA
- a CDS encoding GspE/PulE family protein: MTPMNPSGRQDRAVAWLREQGHVSEADVRQAEAARAADPGRPELLDHLLGASGVAVEHARAALAELFRGERVADPDDYPRNRELEDMLPPEVARRLGAFPLARTSRAVEIAVCDPFDLGMLAELQGIFGADLQPQPVLADAHAVYARIAAAVREREEPKMDVVDVGDLTQRAATEAGRRGDGRGATLDREVHASAVAQLTDLILRDAVGQQASDVHIEFFPGYGWVRFRVDGVLREWNKLPPELEQDLVGHIKARATGMDSVNRMVPQDGRLTLPSGRGTVEFRVSTLPTVLGEKAVLRVLDRKAQALGLADLGLTGRNLELVEQAMKQSWGMILVTGPTGSGKSTTLYGILGALARPETNIVTIEDPVERRVPMVTQVNIRRTEDQKTSLSYASVLRSVLRQDPNIIMVGEIRDPETAETATRAAMTGHLLLSTLHTNDAASAVSRLLDMGVEPYNVAGTLRLVIAQRLVRRICPACKEEYHPDPSALSLAQVEPRRLGGMRFMRGGGCDACGGTGFRGRVGLYEILEVNDTIRRLIAQGRPDKEIAAAGLADHMQPLRQAGWARIREGQTTIEEVLKET; encoded by the coding sequence ATGACCCCCATGAACCCCTCCGGCCGCCAGGACCGGGCGGTCGCGTGGCTCCGCGAGCAGGGCCACGTCTCCGAGGCCGACGTCCGGCAGGCGGAAGCCGCGCGGGCGGCCGATCCCGGGCGCCCCGAGCTGCTGGACCACCTCCTCGGCGCCTCGGGCGTCGCTGTGGAGCACGCCCGCGCCGCGCTCGCCGAGCTCTTCCGGGGGGAGCGGGTCGCGGATCCCGACGACTACCCTCGCAACCGCGAGCTGGAAGACATGCTCCCGCCGGAGGTCGCCCGCCGGCTCGGCGCGTTCCCGCTGGCGCGGACCAGCCGTGCCGTCGAGATCGCCGTGTGCGATCCGTTCGACCTCGGGATGCTCGCCGAGCTGCAGGGGATCTTCGGCGCGGACCTGCAGCCGCAGCCCGTCCTCGCCGACGCCCATGCGGTGTACGCGCGCATCGCCGCCGCAGTTCGCGAGCGCGAGGAGCCGAAGATGGACGTGGTGGACGTGGGCGACCTCACGCAGCGCGCGGCCACGGAGGCCGGGCGCCGCGGAGACGGCCGCGGGGCTACGCTCGACCGCGAAGTCCACGCGTCCGCGGTCGCCCAGCTCACCGACCTCATCCTGCGCGACGCGGTCGGGCAGCAGGCCAGCGACGTCCACATCGAGTTCTTCCCCGGCTACGGATGGGTCCGCTTCCGCGTGGACGGCGTGCTGCGCGAATGGAACAAGCTCCCCCCCGAGCTGGAGCAGGACCTGGTCGGCCACATCAAGGCGCGCGCGACGGGGATGGACAGCGTCAACCGCATGGTGCCCCAGGACGGCCGGCTGACCCTGCCGAGCGGGCGCGGCACGGTCGAGTTCCGCGTCTCCACCCTGCCCACCGTCCTGGGCGAGAAGGCTGTCCTCCGTGTCCTGGACCGGAAGGCGCAGGCCCTGGGGCTCGCCGATCTCGGCCTCACCGGCCGCAACCTGGAGCTGGTCGAGCAGGCGATGAAGCAGAGCTGGGGGATGATCCTCGTGACCGGTCCCACGGGATCGGGAAAGTCGACCACGCTCTACGGCATCCTGGGCGCGCTCGCCCGGCCGGAGACCAACATCGTGACGATCGAGGACCCCGTGGAGCGCCGGGTCCCGATGGTCACCCAGGTCAACATCCGGCGCACCGAAGACCAGAAGACCAGCCTCTCGTACGCCTCCGTTCTCCGCTCCGTCCTCCGCCAGGACCCCAACATCATCATGGTCGGGGAGATCCGCGACCCGGAGACGGCGGAGACCGCGACGCGCGCCGCGATGACGGGCCACCTGCTCCTCTCGACCCTCCATACCAACGACGCCGCGAGCGCGGTGTCGCGCCTCCTGGACATGGGGGTGGAGCCCTACAACGTCGCGGGGACGCTCCGTCTGGTCATCGCCCAGCGCCTGGTGCGCCGGATCTGCCCGGCGTGCAAGGAGGAGTACCATCCCGACCCTTCCGCCCTGTCCCTGGCCCAGGTCGAGCCGCGGCGCCTGGGCGGCATGCGCTTCATGCGCGGCGGGGGCTGCGACGCCTGCGGCGGCACCGGCTTCCGCGGCCGGGTCGGGCTCTACGAGATCCTGGAGGTGAACGACACGATCCGGCGCCTCATCGCGCAGGGCCGGCCAGACAAGGAGATCGCGGCCGCGGGTCTCGCCGACCACATGCAGCCCCTCCGGCAGGCGGGCTGGGCGCGCATCCGCGAGGGGCAGACCACCATCGAGGAAGTCCTCAAGGAGACCTGA
- a CDS encoding lytic transglycosylase domain-containing protein produces the protein MRRGHEDPATEVDRWAVHLATDPESGTALRRYGRYRALIEGAMAARGLPRDLAFLPWVESEWKNEATSRAGAAGMWQLMPATARAYGLEVSAYVDERRDPVRATNAAARHLSDLYRETHDWHTALAAYNAGVGRAGRARGAFWSRRWTLPAETRAYVPHVLAAARVGRAPRGWGVEAGESLPLRFREVWVPGGIALDSVAHRLGTDPSALRELNPHLTRGITPPGRRWPVRVPAQPSPPSRTLLPAPAP, from the coding sequence GTGCGCCGCGGACACGAGGACCCCGCCACGGAGGTCGACCGCTGGGCGGTCCATCTCGCCACGGACCCGGAGAGCGGGACCGCACTGCGGCGGTACGGGAGGTACCGCGCGCTGATCGAGGGCGCGATGGCCGCGCGCGGGCTCCCCCGCGACCTGGCGTTTCTGCCCTGGGTGGAGTCCGAGTGGAAGAACGAGGCGACGAGCCGGGCGGGCGCGGCGGGGATGTGGCAGCTGATGCCGGCCACGGCGCGAGCGTACGGGCTGGAGGTCTCTGCCTACGTGGACGAGCGGCGCGATCCCGTGCGCGCGACGAACGCCGCAGCCCGCCACCTCTCCGACCTCTACCGGGAGACCCACGACTGGCACACCGCGCTCGCCGCGTACAACGCGGGCGTCGGACGCGCGGGCCGCGCGCGCGGAGCGTTCTGGTCGCGGCGCTGGACGCTCCCGGCGGAGACCCGGGCCTACGTACCGCACGTCCTCGCCGCCGCCCGAGTCGGGCGGGCGCCGCGGGGCTGGGGCGTGGAGGCCGGGGAGAGCCTTCCGCTCCGCTTCCGTGAAGTCTGGGTCCCAGGCGGCATCGCGCTCGACTCCGTGGCGCACCGCCTGGGCACCGACCCGTCCGCGCTCCGGGAGTTGAATCCTCACTTGACCCGCGGGATCACCCCTCCCGGCCGGCGGTGGCCGGTCCGGGTCCCGGCGCAGCCGTCCCCGCCGTCCCGCACCCTCCTTCCAGCGCCGGCGCCATGA
- a CDS encoding HD domain-containing phosphohydrolase translates to MLACPPCPAPPRNPFSLARLRQRLLALDGALMDAAEPGPLLARAAALGRSGDPDPRHGRRLAALAGALARELGLPASFAAELASAAELHDLGKVVLPRSLLVKSGPLSATERQQLAMHTCVATWLFGEARHPVLRLAATVARSHHERWDGGGYPDGTAGDRSPLPARIVAAADVWDALTHDRPYRTALTNGEAAALVRQMRGTALDPAVVDALLPLVL, encoded by the coding sequence ATGCTCGCCTGCCCTCCTTGCCCCGCCCCGCCACGCAATCCGTTCAGCCTCGCCCGGCTTCGCCAGCGCCTGCTGGCGCTCGACGGCGCCTTGATGGACGCGGCCGAGCCGGGGCCTCTCCTGGCGCGGGCGGCGGCGCTCGGCAGGAGCGGCGACCCCGACCCGCGACACGGCCGCCGCCTCGCCGCGCTCGCCGGCGCGCTGGCCCGGGAGCTCGGGCTGCCGGCGTCCTTCGCCGCGGAGCTCGCCTCGGCAGCGGAGCTTCACGATCTCGGAAAGGTCGTGCTGCCCCGCTCACTGCTGGTGAAGAGCGGTCCGCTTTCCGCCACGGAGCGGCAGCAGCTCGCGATGCACACCTGTGTGGCGACGTGGCTGTTCGGGGAGGCGCGGCACCCCGTGCTTCGCCTCGCGGCCACCGTCGCGCGGAGCCATCACGAGCGTTGGGACGGCGGAGGCTACCCGGATGGCACCGCGGGGGACCGGAGCCCGCTCCCGGCGCGGATCGTCGCCGCCGCGGACGTGTGGGACGCCCTCACCCACGATAGGCCGTACCGCACCGCGCTCACGAATGGCGAGGCCGCAGCGCTCGTGCGGCAGATGCGCGGCACCGCGCTCGACCCCGCCGTCGTGGACGCCCTGCTTCCCCTGGTCCTGTGA